In a single window of the Pseudomonas entomophila genome:
- a CDS encoding helix-turn-helix domain-containing protein yields MPLTEKDLLLRDSKRDIGAELLESIRDVKAGHHGAVHQVELTPAAEARSRTGLSQSRFAELLGVSVRTLQEWEQGRRKPSGAARSLLHIAASRPDVFREVLQAR; encoded by the coding sequence ATGCCCCTGACTGAGAAAGATCTACTGCTGCGAGACAGCAAGCGCGATATCGGTGCCGAATTGCTTGAATCCATCCGTGATGTAAAAGCCGGGCACCATGGCGCCGTTCACCAGGTCGAGTTGACCCCAGCCGCCGAAGCGCGAAGCAGAACCGGGTTGTCACAGTCTCGGTTTGCCGAACTGTTGGGGGTCTCTGTACGCACCTTGCAAGAATGGGAGCAAGGCAGGCGCAAACCTTCAGGGGCTGCCCGCTCCTTGCTCCATATTGCCGCCTCGCGGCCGGATGTGTTTCGCGAAGTGCTGCAGGCGCGTTGA
- a CDS encoding transcriptional regulator: MLTIIEAPLFSKLWPDYWSLDEHGAFMHYLANEPEAGAVVPGSGGCRKVRWSLDGRGKQGAVRIIYTAQLASGALVVLLIYGKGATDNIPAHVLRKIAKELNHAPD; this comes from the coding sequence ATGCTGACAATCATTGAGGCCCCACTTTTCTCAAAGCTGTGGCCAGACTACTGGAGCCTGGACGAACACGGCGCCTTCATGCACTACCTTGCCAACGAACCGGAAGCCGGAGCGGTCGTGCCAGGTTCGGGAGGGTGTCGCAAAGTTCGCTGGAGCTTGGACGGCCGAGGCAAGCAAGGCGCTGTCAGGATTATCTACACAGCTCAGCTCGCAAGTGGCGCTCTGGTCGTGCTGCTCATCTATGGCAAGGGCGCCACAGACAACATTCCCGCGCATGTGTTGCGCAAGATCGCGAAGGAACTGAATCATGCCCCTGACTGA
- a CDS encoding biliverdin-producing heme oxygenase, whose product MPETASPLLHALREGTRACHKGLEQRLPFFSAGFDLPAYRRLVEAYHGFHAPLDAALAGYQPLERRKAPALARDLRALNHTPHAIAALPRCHSLPGIDSAASALGVMYVLEGSTLGGQVLKRAMAERLGIDADSGGAFLDVYGPATGANWRAFLQRLAEASATTQAQSVDAAIATFECFEQWLDQQGVLLQPALPL is encoded by the coding sequence ATGCCCGAAACCGCCAGCCCCCTGCTGCACGCCCTGCGCGAAGGCACCCGCGCCTGCCACAAGGGCCTGGAACAACGCCTGCCGTTCTTCAGCGCAGGTTTCGACCTGCCGGCCTACCGGCGCCTGGTCGAGGCCTACCATGGCTTCCACGCGCCACTGGATGCCGCACTGGCCGGCTACCAGCCCCTCGAGCGACGCAAAGCGCCGGCCCTGGCCCGCGACCTGCGCGCCTTGAACCACACGCCCCACGCCATCGCCGCCCTGCCCCGCTGCCACTCCCTACCCGGCATCGACAGCGCGGCCAGCGCCCTGGGCGTGATGTACGTGCTCGAAGGCTCCACCCTCGGTGGCCAGGTGCTCAAGCGCGCCATGGCCGAACGCCTGGGCATCGACGCCGACAGCGGCGGCGCCTTCCTCGATGTGTATGGCCCGGCGACGGGCGCGAACTGGCGGGCATTCCTGCAACGGCTGGCCGAGGCGAGCGCTACAACCCAGGCCCAATCGGTCGACGCCGCCATCGCGACTTTCGAGTGCTTCGAGCAGTGGCTCGATCAACAAGGCGTGCTACTGCAGCCGGCCCTCCCCCTGTAG
- a CDS encoding DUF1176 domain-containing protein produces MERATRWNWLALALLPGLVAAAPEPVPLYREIKDWAVGCDNTRACTALLAIDDELMTGLHTIVRREAGPKGTLELTLRVGPTYVDQLLLDGQPLSAGWQPIQRQYDYDLRLEGDEALALLRQLRNGERLSALTEDGEVVASLQGLSAALLAIDAVQARVGHADALVRVGDAPAASVPAAPPVAHLPRYIAAPALDDNHRQEMGDAVLRWATEQGVMEDSRYNNLELHPLDEAHALGILSTGCSGEFCANYLYRVSRSAPYQVSELSVEAPVPLLAPNLSGFMAFDALTGQLYATDKSLLERGCGLVQHWRYDGALMRPERVARMDRCGYVKPEFWPVLWRAEG; encoded by the coding sequence ATGGAACGTGCGACAAGATGGAACTGGTTGGCCCTGGCGCTGTTGCCGGGCCTGGTGGCGGCGGCCCCTGAGCCGGTGCCGCTGTACCGCGAGATCAAGGATTGGGCGGTGGGCTGCGACAACACCCGCGCCTGCACGGCCTTGCTGGCGATTGACGATGAGCTGATGACCGGGCTGCACACCATCGTGCGCCGCGAGGCGGGGCCCAAGGGCACGCTCGAACTGACCCTGCGCGTGGGGCCGACCTATGTGGACCAGCTGTTGCTCGATGGCCAGCCGCTGTCGGCCGGCTGGCAGCCTATCCAGCGTCAGTACGATTACGACCTGCGCCTTGAAGGCGATGAGGCACTGGCGTTGCTGCGTCAACTGCGCAATGGCGAACGGCTGAGCGCGCTCACCGAGGATGGCGAAGTGGTCGCTTCGTTGCAGGGGCTCAGCGCCGCGCTGCTGGCGATCGATGCCGTGCAGGCGCGGGTCGGGCATGCCGATGCGCTGGTGCGGGTGGGGGATGCGCCCGCCGCCAGCGTGCCCGCCGCACCGCCCGTGGCGCATTTGCCGCGCTACATCGCGGCGCCGGCACTGGATGACAACCACCGCCAGGAGATGGGGGATGCGGTGCTGCGCTGGGCGACCGAGCAGGGGGTGATGGAGGACAGCCGTTACAACAACCTGGAGCTGCATCCGCTGGATGAAGCCCATGCCCTGGGGATCCTGAGCACCGGATGCAGCGGGGAGTTCTGCGCCAACTACCTGTACCGGGTGTCCCGCAGTGCGCCCTATCAAGTCAGCGAGTTGAGCGTAGAGGCACCGGTCCCACTGCTGGCGCCCAACCTGAGTGGCTTCATGGCGTTCGACGCTCTCACGGGCCAGCTGTATGCCACCGACAAGAGCCTGCTCGAACGCGGCTGTGGCCTGGTGCAGCACTGGCGCTACGACGGTGCGCTCATGCGCCCGGAGCGGGTGGCCAGGATGGACCGTTGCGGTTATGTGAAACCGGAGTTCTGGCCGGTGCTGTGGCGGGCCGAGGGTTAG
- a CDS encoding sulfite exporter TauE/SafE family protein, with product MDVGSFGFTIAGLVVGFIVGMTGVGGGSLMTPILLWFGINPATAVGTDLLYAAITKASGVWVHGRNKNIDWKITGWLSLGSVPAAALTLWFLSTLHTDTSALNAIIKQGLAVVLILTALAILFKSRLQAFASKHAGDHYQLSDRSLNILTVITGVVLGVMVTLTSIGAGALGTVALFLLYPFLVTRRLVGTEIAHAVPLTLVAGLGHAGMGNMDWSLLGYLLLGSLPGIYLGSHLTGRISDRVLRPCLATMLLLIGYKLAF from the coding sequence ATGGACGTAGGTTCTTTCGGTTTCACCATTGCCGGGCTGGTAGTGGGCTTCATCGTCGGCATGACCGGCGTTGGCGGCGGTTCGCTGATGACCCCGATCCTGCTGTGGTTCGGCATCAACCCAGCCACCGCCGTGGGCACCGACCTGCTCTACGCCGCCATCACCAAGGCCAGTGGCGTCTGGGTGCACGGGCGCAACAAGAACATCGACTGGAAGATCACCGGCTGGCTGAGCCTGGGCAGCGTGCCGGCCGCCGCCCTCACCCTGTGGTTCCTCAGCACCCTGCACACCGACACCTCTGCGCTGAACGCCATCATCAAGCAAGGCCTGGCGGTGGTGCTGATCCTCACCGCCCTGGCGATCCTGTTCAAATCGCGCCTGCAGGCCTTCGCCAGCAAGCATGCCGGCGATCACTACCAGCTCAGCGACCGCAGCTTGAACATCCTCACCGTGATCACCGGCGTGGTGCTCGGGGTGATGGTCACCCTGACGTCCATTGGTGCTGGCGCCCTGGGCACCGTGGCGCTGTTCCTGCTCTACCCGTTCCTGGTCACCCGCCGCCTGGTCGGCACCGAGATCGCCCACGCCGTGCCGCTGACCCTGGTCGCCGGCCTGGGCCATGCCGGCATGGGCAACATGGACTGGTCGCTGCTGGGCTACCTGCTGCTGGGGTCGTTGCCGGGCATCTACCTGGGCAGCCACCTGACCGGGCGCATCTCCGACCGCGTGCTGCGGCCGTGCCTGGCGACCATGCTGCTGCTGATCGGCTACAAGCTGGCGTTCTGA
- a CDS encoding RidA family protein, with protein sequence MSNDIQRFPSSLPFPFSRAVKAGGFLFLSGQIPLNAAGEVVKGDIQEQTRAACERIGESLAACGARFDQVVKCTVWLSDMSHFAGFNEVYKSFFGAALPVRSTVASALALGVDVEIEVQAFVGQE encoded by the coding sequence ATGAGCAATGACATCCAGCGTTTCCCCAGCAGCCTGCCGTTTCCGTTTTCCCGCGCGGTGAAGGCCGGGGGCTTCCTGTTCCTCTCCGGGCAGATTCCGCTGAATGCGGCCGGCGAAGTGGTCAAGGGCGATATTCAGGAGCAGACCCGCGCGGCCTGCGAGCGGATCGGCGAAAGCCTGGCGGCATGCGGGGCGCGCTTCGACCAGGTGGTGAAGTGCACCGTGTGGCTGTCGGACATGAGCCATTTCGCCGGTTTCAACGAGGTGTATAAGTCGTTCTTTGGCGCGGCGTTGCCGGTGCGCTCCACGGTGGCCTCGGCGTTGGCGCTGGGGGTGGATGTGGAGATCGAGGTGCAGGCGTTCGTCGGGCAGGAATGA
- the mcpA gene encoding methyl-accepting chemotaxis protein McpA, which produces MNLKFRHKILLSACGVVVLAFALFTLYNDYLQRNTIRQNIESSVRQAGLQTASSVQNWMSGRILVLENLAQDIAQQGAGNNVPGLVDQPSYTSNFQFTYFGQSTGLFTQRPDAKMPDGYDPRQRPWYSQAVAANQTMLTPPYQAAVGGLVVTIAMPVKAKANGELLGVVGGDLSLNTLVDIINAVDFGGIGHAFLVDRNGQVIVSPDKTRVMKNLKDIYPGSPLRVEPGIQEVSLDGKDRIISFAPVEGLPSAQWYIGLSIDKEKAYAPLSQFRTSAIIAMLIAVAVIAGLLGLLIPVLMRPLTTMGRAMQDIAEGEGDLTRRLVVEQKDEFGELATSFNRFVERIHASISEVSSATRLVHDLSEKVVGASNASLTGSEEQSMRTNSVAAAINELGAATQEIARNAADASQHASGASEQANGGREVVEEAISAMTALSQRISESCEQIETLNASTDEIGKILDVIKGISQQTNLLALNAAIEAARAGEAGRGFAVVADEVRNLAHRTQESAEEIHRMITSLQVGSREAVHTMNTSQVSSEQTVQVANQAGERLASVTQRIGEIDGMNQSVATATEEQTAVVESLNLDITQINALNQQGVENLNETLRHCDALSQQAGRLKQLVGSFRI; this is translated from the coding sequence ATGAACCTGAAATTCCGCCACAAGATCCTGCTCAGTGCCTGCGGCGTCGTCGTCCTGGCATTTGCGTTGTTCACGCTCTACAACGACTACCTGCAGCGCAACACCATTCGCCAGAACATCGAATCTTCGGTACGCCAGGCCGGCCTGCAAACCGCCAGCAGCGTGCAGAACTGGATGAGCGGGCGCATCCTGGTGCTGGAAAACCTCGCCCAGGACATCGCCCAGCAAGGCGCCGGCAACAACGTACCCGGCCTGGTCGACCAGCCGTCGTACACCAGCAACTTCCAGTTCACCTACTTCGGCCAGAGCACCGGCCTGTTCACCCAGCGCCCCGACGCCAAGATGCCTGACGGCTACGACCCGCGTCAGCGCCCCTGGTACAGCCAGGCCGTGGCCGCCAACCAGACCATGCTGACCCCGCCCTACCAAGCCGCGGTCGGTGGCCTGGTGGTAACCATCGCCATGCCGGTCAAGGCCAAGGCCAACGGCGAGCTGCTCGGCGTGGTCGGTGGCGACCTGAGCCTGAACACCCTGGTCGACATCATCAACGCCGTGGACTTCGGCGGCATCGGCCATGCGTTCCTGGTCGACCGCAATGGCCAGGTCATCGTCAGCCCTGACAAGACCCGGGTGATGAAGAACCTGAAGGACATCTACCCAGGCAGCCCACTGCGTGTCGAGCCCGGCATCCAGGAAGTCAGCCTCGACGGCAAGGACCGCATCATCTCCTTCGCCCCGGTGGAAGGCCTGCCGTCGGCGCAGTGGTACATCGGCCTGTCGATCGACAAAGAGAAAGCCTACGCCCCCCTGAGCCAGTTCCGCACCTCGGCGATCATTGCCATGCTCATCGCCGTGGCCGTCATCGCCGGCCTGCTGGGCCTGCTGATCCCGGTGCTGATGCGCCCGCTGACCACCATGGGCCGCGCCATGCAGGACATCGCCGAAGGCGAAGGCGACCTGACCCGCCGCCTGGTCGTGGAGCAGAAGGACGAGTTCGGCGAGCTGGCCACCTCGTTCAACCGCTTCGTCGAGCGTATCCACGCCTCGATCAGCGAAGTGTCGTCGGCCACCCGCCTGGTGCATGACCTGTCGGAGAAAGTGGTGGGCGCCTCCAACGCCTCGCTGACCGGCTCCGAAGAGCAGAGCATGCGCACCAACAGCGTCGCCGCGGCAATCAACGAACTGGGTGCCGCCACCCAGGAAATCGCCCGCAACGCCGCCGACGCCTCGCAGCACGCCAGTGGCGCCAGCGAGCAGGCCAACGGTGGCCGCGAAGTGGTCGAAGAAGCCATCAGCGCCATGACCGCGCTGTCCCAGCGCATCAGCGAGTCCTGCGAGCAGATCGAGACCCTCAACGCCAGCACCGACGAGATCGGCAAGATTCTCGACGTGATCAAGGGCATCTCCCAGCAGACCAACCTGCTGGCACTCAACGCCGCCATCGAAGCTGCCCGTGCCGGTGAAGCCGGCCGTGGCTTCGCCGTGGTCGCCGACGAAGTGCGCAACCTGGCCCACCGCACCCAGGAATCGGCGGAAGAGATTCACCGCATGATCACCAGCCTGCAGGTGGGCTCGCGCGAAGCGGTGCACACCATGAACACCAGCCAGGTGTCCAGCGAGCAGACCGTGCAGGTGGCCAACCAGGCCGGCGAGCGCCTGGCCAGCGTCACCCAGCGCATCGGCGAGATCGACGGCATGAACCAGTCGGTGGCCACCGCCACCGAAGAGCAGACCGCCGTGGTCGAGAGCCTGAACCTGGACATCACCCAGATCAACGCCCTCAACCAGCAAGGCGTGGAAAACCTCAACGAGACCCTGCGCCACTGCGACGCCCTGAGCCAGCAGGCCGGGCGCCTGAAGCAACTGGTGGGCAGCTTCCGTATCTAA
- a CDS encoding LysR family transcriptional regulator, with translation MNFSSDTIQLFLAVLDRGSFSAAARALGRVPSAVSMAIGNLEAELGYALFDRGPREARATAQALALEPHARLIAEQLGLLEVHALELSRGLESSLSIAVVPDIDQQPLLNAIAQLGDRHPLLDIELLAAPQEEALQLLDSGRVNLCLAFAGLQVDPRRSFQYIAMESLVATLSPQHPAYLQGRIRDLEDLVNLRQILVRSRDLPLLDPRSLIGTSHWRTDSFDLALQMVEAGLGWGDLPLSRVASLINAGRLVRLDFRNTHNALELPVHAFWLKQQPLGQAARALVALLASKQRVTG, from the coding sequence GTGAACTTTTCCAGCGACACCATTCAATTGTTCCTCGCCGTGCTGGACCGCGGCTCGTTTTCCGCGGCGGCCCGGGCCTTGGGCCGAGTACCGTCGGCGGTGAGCATGGCCATCGGCAACCTTGAGGCGGAGCTGGGCTACGCCCTGTTCGACCGCGGCCCGCGCGAAGCCCGCGCCACCGCCCAGGCCCTGGCCCTGGAACCCCACGCCCGGCTGATCGCCGAACAGCTGGGGCTACTGGAGGTCCACGCCCTGGAACTGTCCCGGGGCCTGGAAAGCAGCCTGTCCATCGCCGTGGTGCCGGACATCGACCAGCAACCGCTGCTCAATGCCATCGCCCAGTTGGGTGACCGCCATCCGCTGCTCGACATCGAACTGCTCGCCGCCCCGCAGGAAGAGGCCCTGCAACTGCTCGACAGCGGCCGGGTCAACCTGTGCCTGGCCTTCGCCGGCCTGCAGGTTGACCCGCGCCGCAGCTTCCAGTACATCGCCATGGAATCGCTGGTGGCGACCCTCTCACCGCAGCATCCGGCTTATCTGCAAGGCCGTATCCGCGACCTCGAGGACCTGGTCAACCTGCGCCAGATCCTGGTGCGCAGCCGCGACCTGCCGCTGCTCGACCCGCGCTCGCTGATCGGCACCTCGCACTGGCGCACCGACAGCTTCGACCTCGCCCTGCAGATGGTCGAGGCCGGGCTCGGCTGGGGTGACCTGCCGCTGTCGCGAGTGGCTTCGTTGATCAACGCCGGGCGCCTGGTGCGCCTGGACTTTCGCAACACCCATAACGCCCTTGAATTGCCGGTACACGCCTTCTGGCTCAAGCAACAACCGCTCGGGCAGGCGGCCAGGGCGCTGGTGGCCTTGCTGGCTTCGAAACAACGTGTCACAGGGTAA
- a CDS encoding PACE efflux transporter: MQGLKRKLVYVTFYELIGLCMSTLGLAYLSDTQASHTGPLAVMITTIAMAWNLIYNSLFEWWESRQAKRGRSLARRVAHAIGFQLTLVVYLIPLIAWWLDMTLLEALLVDMAFIILVPCYTFVYNWAFDRIFGLPASALATA, translated from the coding sequence GTGCAAGGACTCAAACGAAAACTGGTCTACGTGACCTTTTATGAACTCATCGGCCTGTGCATGTCGACCCTGGGGCTGGCCTACCTCTCCGACACCCAGGCCTCGCACACCGGCCCGCTGGCGGTGATGATCACCACCATCGCCATGGCCTGGAACCTCATCTACAACAGCCTGTTCGAGTGGTGGGAGAGCCGCCAGGCCAAGCGCGGGCGCAGCCTGGCGCGGCGGGTGGCGCATGCCATCGGCTTCCAGCTGACCCTGGTGGTGTACCTGATCCCGCTGATCGCCTGGTGGCTGGACATGACCTTGCTGGAGGCGCTGCTGGTGGACATGGCGTTCATCATCCTGGTGCCGTGCTACACCTTCGTCTACAACTGGGCGTTCGATCGGATTTTCGGCCTGCCGGCCTCGGCCCTGGCAACGGCCTGA
- a CDS encoding GNAT family N-acetyltransferase, with the protein MNHSIVPVGTEHYERLTELWEASVRATHDFLPEGYIERLRPLVREQYLGFVELRAWRDDDGRILGFAGVHDGKLEMLFVDPACRGQGIGKALLASVVDGLGVSAVDVNEQNPQAVGFYLKQGFVRAGRSEVDGQGDPYPLLHLKLGG; encoded by the coding sequence ATGAACCACAGCATCGTGCCGGTGGGCACGGAACACTACGAGCGCCTCACCGAGCTCTGGGAAGCCTCGGTAAGGGCAACCCACGATTTTCTGCCTGAAGGCTATATAGAGCGCCTGCGCCCACTGGTGCGCGAGCAGTACCTGGGTTTCGTCGAGCTGCGCGCCTGGCGCGATGATGACGGACGCATCCTTGGCTTTGCCGGCGTGCATGACGGCAAGCTGGAAATGCTCTTCGTCGATCCCGCCTGCCGTGGCCAGGGTATCGGCAAGGCACTGCTGGCCAGCGTGGTCGATGGGCTGGGCGTAAGCGCGGTCGATGTCAACGAACAAAACCCCCAGGCGGTGGGGTTCTACCTGAAGCAGGGGTTCGTCCGGGCCGGACGGTCCGAGGTGGATGGGCAGGGTGATCCCTATCCGTTGCTGCACCTGAAACTGGGGGGCTGA
- a CDS encoding GntR family transcriptional regulator, with translation MTACAQAAPHLPALLGIGETRLSAEQIYPRLFDAILEQRLPPGTALPEQALGNAFGVSRTVIRRVLGRLSDQQVIVQRPSHTAQLAAPDAQQARQVLSARRLAETTLIGLATQRARPAQVRQLRQLVERERLHHEQGQRCTAIRLGGEFHMKLAQMAANAPLARFLNGLVPMTSLIIARYESPCCEHCAWQEHAAIIDAVESGDSEVALALMHEHLDRLEAKLDLE, from the coding sequence ATGACCGCCTGCGCCCAAGCCGCCCCCCACCTGCCTGCCCTGCTCGGTATCGGTGAAACCCGCCTGTCGGCCGAACAGATCTACCCACGCCTGTTCGACGCCATCCTCGAACAGCGCCTGCCACCGGGCACCGCGCTGCCCGAGCAGGCCCTTGGTAATGCCTTCGGCGTCAGCCGCACGGTGATCCGCCGGGTGCTCGGCCGCCTGTCCGACCAGCAGGTGATCGTGCAGCGCCCCAGCCACACCGCGCAGCTGGCGGCGCCCGATGCGCAGCAGGCGCGCCAGGTGCTCAGTGCCCGGCGCCTGGCAGAAACCACATTGATCGGCCTGGCCACCCAGCGTGCCCGGCCGGCGCAGGTCCGCCAGTTGCGCCAGTTGGTGGAGCGTGAACGCCTCCACCACGAGCAGGGCCAGCGCTGTACGGCGATCCGCCTGGGCGGCGAGTTCCACATGAAGCTGGCGCAGATGGCCGCCAATGCACCGCTGGCGCGCTTTCTCAATGGCCTGGTGCCGATGACCTCGCTGATCATTGCCCGCTACGAATCGCCCTGTTGCGAGCACTGTGCCTGGCAAGAGCACGCGGCGATCATCGACGCGGTGGAAAGCGGCGACAGCGAAGTCGCGCTGGCCCTGATGCACGAACACCTCGACCGTCTCGAGGCCAAACTCGACCTGGAGTGA
- a CDS encoding FadR/GntR family transcriptional regulator, with protein sequence MISSSTVVNSVVEKLRQALARGQWRSGDMLPGQRELAEQLGISRPSLREAVTVLETLGLVRSMPGKGVLVLDAESAQAQEPEAIAAASLADVLELRYTLEPFIAGLVAQSAGSQDIGQLRLTLMDMREALDASDSEAGINAYIAFHEALFALTTNPIFQSVVQQTGNALKQSAEMLRNSPEHLAARLSENEAVVRAIRERNSAKASQQMRLHILAEGQRMGIALNIPDDQPGT encoded by the coding sequence GTGATCAGCTCGTCGACGGTAGTCAATTCAGTGGTGGAGAAACTCCGCCAGGCCCTGGCCCGTGGCCAGTGGCGCAGCGGCGACATGCTGCCCGGCCAGCGCGAGCTGGCCGAGCAGCTGGGCATCAGCCGCCCCAGCCTGCGCGAGGCGGTCACCGTGCTGGAAACCCTGGGCCTGGTGCGCTCGATGCCGGGCAAAGGGGTGCTGGTGCTGGACGCCGAAAGCGCCCAGGCCCAGGAACCGGAGGCCATCGCCGCCGCCAGCCTGGCCGACGTGCTCGAACTGCGCTACACCCTCGAACCCTTCATCGCCGGGCTGGTCGCACAATCGGCGGGCAGCCAGGACATCGGCCAGTTGCGCCTGACCCTGATGGACATGCGCGAGGCCCTCGACGCCAGTGACAGCGAGGCCGGCATCAATGCCTACATCGCCTTCCACGAGGCGCTGTTCGCCCTGACCACCAACCCGATCTTCCAGAGCGTGGTGCAGCAGACCGGCAACGCCCTCAAGCAGAGCGCCGAAATGCTGCGCAATTCGCCCGAGCACCTGGCCGCGCGCCTGAGCGAGAACGAAGCCGTGGTGCGGGCCATCCGCGAGCGCAACAGCGCCAAGGCCAGCCAACAGATGCGCCTGCACATTCTCGCCGAGGGCCAGCGCATGGGCATTGCCCTGAACATTCCGGACGACCAACCGGGCACCTGA
- a CDS encoding C4-dicarboxylate transporter DctA yields MLKWCSRSIFLQVVLGLALGIVCGLSFPDLSLQLKPLGDGFIKLIKMLIGLIVFCVVVSGISGAGDLKKVGRIGLKSVIYFEVLTTLALVIGLVFAFSSGIGSGANIHLDQLSSADAGALAERGQHIHGTATFLMDLIPTSVVGAFADNNILQVLLFSVLFGSALNLVGESASGISRLINELSHVVFRIMGMIVRLAPIGVFGAIAFTTSKYGLSSLQHLGGLVALFYLTCAGFVLIVLGTVMRISGLKLLPLIKYLREELTIVLGTASSDAVLPQVMRKLEHLGIGSSTVGLVIPTGYSFNLDGFSIYLTLAIVFIANATGTPLAMTDLLTILLVSLVTSKGAHGIPGSALVILAATLTAVPAIPVVGLVLVLAVDWFMGIGRALTNLIGNCVATVAIARWEKDIDLERAHNVLANKPGFAPITRKQGQPHQQEF; encoded by the coding sequence ATGCTCAAATGGTGTTCGCGTTCGATCTTCCTCCAGGTAGTGCTCGGCCTTGCTCTCGGCATCGTCTGCGGTCTGAGCTTCCCCGACCTCTCCCTGCAACTCAAACCCCTGGGTGACGGCTTCATCAAGCTGATCAAGATGCTCATCGGCCTGATCGTGTTCTGCGTGGTAGTCAGCGGCATTTCCGGCGCCGGCGACCTGAAGAAAGTCGGGCGCATCGGCCTGAAGTCGGTCATCTACTTCGAAGTGCTGACCACCCTGGCCCTGGTGATCGGCCTGGTGTTCGCCTTCAGCAGCGGCATCGGCAGCGGCGCCAACATCCACCTGGACCAGCTGTCCAGCGCCGATGCCGGAGCCCTCGCCGAACGCGGCCAGCACATCCACGGCACGGCCACGTTCCTGATGGACCTGATCCCGACCTCGGTGGTCGGCGCCTTCGCCGACAACAACATCCTCCAAGTGCTGCTGTTCTCGGTGCTGTTCGGCAGCGCGCTGAACCTGGTCGGCGAATCGGCCTCGGGCATCTCGCGGCTGATCAACGAACTGAGCCACGTGGTGTTCCGCATCATGGGCATGATCGTGCGCCTGGCCCCCATCGGCGTGTTCGGCGCCATCGCCTTCACCACCAGCAAATATGGCCTGAGCTCGCTGCAGCACCTGGGTGGCCTGGTGGCGCTTTTCTACCTGACCTGCGCCGGCTTCGTGCTGATCGTTCTCGGTACAGTGATGCGTATTTCCGGCCTGAAGCTGCTGCCACTCATCAAGTACCTGCGTGAAGAGCTGACCATCGTGCTCGGCACCGCTTCGTCCGACGCCGTGCTGCCCCAGGTGATGCGCAAGCTCGAGCACCTGGGGATCGGCAGCTCCACGGTCGGGCTGGTGATCCCCACCGGCTACTCGTTCAACCTCGATGGCTTCTCCATCTACCTCACCCTGGCCATCGTGTTCATCGCCAACGCCACCGGCACACCGCTGGCCATGACCGACCTGCTGACCATTCTTCTGGTGTCGCTGGTGACTTCCAAGGGCGCCCACGGCATCCCAGGCTCGGCGCTGGTGATTCTCGCCGCCACCCTGACCGCCGTGCCGGCGATCCCGGTGGTGGGCCTGGTGCTGGTGCTGGCGGTGGACTGGTTCATGGGCATCGGCCGGGCACTGACCAACCTGATCGGCAACTGCGTCGCCACCGTGGCCATCGCACGCTGGGAGAAAGATATCGACCTGGAACGTGCGCACAATGTGCTGGCCAACAAACCTGGCTTCGCGCCGATCACCCGCAAGCAGGGCCAACCCCATCAACAGGAATTCTGA
- a CDS encoding helix-turn-helix domain-containing protein, with amino-acid sequence MTRTGLGPALRRYRKLASLTQAQLGERTGFDPKTISRFETGTYTPSIDALMNFAEALGVKPKVFFAEPDDEEEQRAYLFGVIHNAPPKDLGKLIAAVDQALSKP; translated from the coding sequence ATGACCAGAACAGGCCTCGGCCCTGCCCTGCGCCGCTACCGCAAGCTGGCGAGCCTCACGCAGGCGCAACTGGGCGAGCGCACCGGCTTCGACCCCAAGACCATAAGCCGCTTCGAAACCGGCACGTACACCCCCAGCATCGATGCGCTGATGAACTTCGCCGAAGCGCTGGGGGTGAAACCCAAAGTCTTTTTCGCCGAGCCGGACGACGAAGAAGAGCAACGCGCCTACCTGTTCGGCGTCATCCACAATGCCCCGCCCAAGGACCTTGGCAAACTGATCGCCGCCGTCGATCAGGCCCTGTCCAAACCCTGA